The window CCAATCGCATCGGTTGCCGACGCGAATGCGTCGTCGGTTTCGTGATGGCGTGGGACTGCGCCGCGTTTTGCGTCGATTACTGCTTCGACGATCGCTGTGCTTTGTTCATGGTGTGCCCAGACGATAGCTGTGGGGCTGACTGCGGCTGTTCGAGGGCTGTCAGTACGGTCGAAGAGTTCGTAGTCTTGGTATGAGCCTGCAGTGGTGTATCCGCTGTCGAGTAGTGTCTGAGTGACCGTCTCGGTGGTGATGTCGCCTTGGAGGACGTAGGTGGATTTGGTTGTTCGGTGGAGGCCGATGACGGAGTCGTAAGATTCGTAGTCGAGTCCGAAAGAATCGAGGTATAGCTTCTGGAAGAAGTGCGCGTTCTTGTTCACGATTCCCGTTTCTTGCTGTCCGAGGTTTTGAGGCTGGACGTAGTTCACGTATCCAGGGTTGATATCGCCGCTCGGGAGGGTCGATGCGGCGGGGAGCCATTGTCGGTACGTTGGGTTGGTATTTACTGGCGGTGTGTCGATGCGACCATACTGTACGCGGTTGCCGAGTGGCGGGAGAGATTCTGTACAGCCGGTCAGGGAGATGCTAGCGGCGGTGACGAGGCCGGCTTGCTTAAGGAAGGTTCGTCGTGTCGGAGGAGGGGAGTTCATGCAAGACGTACTAAAATGGTCAAATTGTAATATAGAGGGGATAATCCACTGCAGCTGTGAGTCACCGAAACGATTATATCTTGGTTTCGGTCTTGAGTCCCCGAAACAGGCGAGTCTATATTGGCTATGCCTCCTCTGTATCGATTGATGGGTGAATCTCCTGTATCTGTCGAACGAAGAAGCCTAAAACAGGTTTTTGACCCTCCCACGGGCTTTTGTTATCCAGCACAAATCGTGAAGTGTGAAACGCCGTCAGTTACTCCAACTTAGTGGTCTTACACTATCTGTCTCACTTGGTGGCTGTGCTTCGATAGGAGACATAGAGGAGGACTCAGAGTTTACGGTCACACGGACGGGGGAAATACCAGTTGAAAACCGCACAAGCGAGTTCGCTCGCTCGTACCCCGGCCAAGAGCCCTTTGCCGAGGTCGTTTTCGGTGAAAGGCCAAAAACTTCCGACAATTTGCATGGAGTAGAAATCTATAACGATTATGAGAACCCGGTTGAGGTTTCGCTAACGGTCAACAGAGAGGAGGATGAACGAACGCTGGTATTTGAGGGTGAGGGAACGATTTCAATTGACGAATACATGGTAATTGCTATTTCCCCTCCTGCGACGTACATCAACAACCTTGAGGTAAGCGGAGACGACGTGAATCTTCAGAAAACCTTTGACGTGCCACAGAGCGCGTGGGATGCAGAACCGAAGGACGATAAAGGGATTAGCCCAGAGCATAATGTCCATATCAAACAGAACGAGGTTAACGTGAGATTTGTCGGAGAGGAGAGGTGAACGTAGCAGCCATGGAACCACCAAACCTCAACTGGGAAACTCGTCACGAATGAACCGTCGGCAGGCCCTCTCAAGTTTGGCGGTCGCTGGTACTGTTTCGCTTGCCGGCTGTTCGTCCGTTCTGGGCTCTGATGGAATCGTCCTTGGGAGAATCGAGGTCATCAACTCGTCGTTCGTGGCGAATCGGATTCGTCTCATGGTAAACCGCGACGACGAGATACTCGTCGATCGACAAATCACGCTGCCCGCTATCGACGCTGAAAACGGGACGCCGGCGACAGTCATCGACCCGCTGTGGTCGGAGAAAAAAGGTCCATATACGGTTAGTGCGCTCCATTACGACACGTCCGACAACCGAGAAACCGGGTCGTGGGAGTACACCTTCACACGGGCCGACTACGACGCCTACTACGAGGACAGCCACGAAGACCCGGGATGTATCGGTGCCGTCGTCAAAATTGGAAGTCTCTCCGATACCGAGAACCCCGCGATTGGAATCGGCCCGACGTACATGGAAACTCCCTGTGGAACGCCGGATTCACAGTAGACATCGGTCGATACAGATTCTGTAGTTGGTACTGAATATAGTGTAATAGTAATGAAAAGATAATCGAGATTATCGTAAGTGGCACAGCAAAGAGCGTTGTGTACCAGACAGCACCTGCCAGAAGAAGCACCTATGTCGAGATACCATAGCCGGTCGAATTACAATCGACGCCAACTCGCGGAAGAACAACAGCACCGAGTAGTGGGATAGCGATGAGATAGCCGCCCGAGACGATGACCACCACGGTAAACAGCGTACTCATCTATTCTTATGGCGATCTGTTCTGGAGTGTTCGTGATACTGATGATCGGGGCTCTCCGTTGATTTCTTGATTGATCCGCTCGCTCAATCTCACGACTGTTTCAGTAGAGCCTGAGACGAAGAGGTACCGCTGTGCGCTCTTCAGCGGTGACCTTCGACTTTATCGCGGATATCGCCCACATCAACCTGAGCCAGTTGGTGACCTAGTTCGTACCTTGATTTCGCTGAGACTAGCCTGAACCACTCCGATGTCAAGGCGTCGAGGGTGTGACTAAGACGTTGACCATCGATATGGGTCGATACAGTCAAGTTCTAATTCGCCTACACTCCTACGGAAGCGCATGTGGGGGATTGTCACACAAATAGCGGCTTGACTCATCACCGTCGTTTTTGATATACGCATGGATAGAACGTTTATGAACCGACGAGAGTACCTCACAGCAGTATGCAGTGCTGGGGTCATCACAACAGCAGGGTGTAGCTCAGCAGCAGGCCACCAAACGCTTTCTGAGCCAAGCGTGCACACGGAGTCAGACGGAAGGAAAGCTCTCATTTTTACGGCAGATGGTGTGGAGGTGGGGAATTTCGGCGTTGATGGGAATGTTGAGGCTACTCAGATTTCGCTCTCAACTGAGATCTGGCACCAAGAGGGAACGAACGTCCAATCGATTAAACTGCGAGTCTGGATGCCAGAAACAGCAACAGAATCCGCCGCAGAGGTTGCTGTGGTCTCGCCGGTGGAAGGAGACAGCTCTCCGCCACCAGCGGTAACGCTCTATACACCTGATCGAGCCCTCGGAACGGTTATAGAGATCACCGATTTGGACGATCTCGCAGATGAAACAATCAGCACACTAAATCTCCTTGTCAACCCGGGAGCAGAGACAGCGACGAAGCTCAATATCCACGCAACGATCGAACTCACGGAGCGTGGTGCGCTCGGGACTGACTACACGCTTGATGGTGAACTCCAGTTAGTGTATCCCGAACTCAACCACGACGAGTTGGATTCGCCTGCTCGTGAGCACGACTCTGCTATATCACCTACTCGTTGTGTCCAGTAGATTCTGCGTGCGTTGTCGATAGCGTGACCAAGGACGCTGGCTCTAGTACCTTCAGTTACCACGTCCGGGTTGGGAGAAGGTCGATAGCACTCACAACCCGATTTTCTCCGTCGAGGGGGACAATGACGCGCATCTCTTCATTATAGTCTGCTAATAGTTCTCGGCAGCTCCCACACGGTGGAATAACTCGTGTTTCGTTCTCATCGTGAGACGGCATCGGGTATGCGACAGCGACGCTGGTGTCGATGTCGTCATGATTGTATCCGTCGGAAATGGCCGAGCCGACTGCGACTGGTTCCCCGCACATTGACGCTCGACCGACACTCGCCGGTAAACTCACGCCTTCGTATACTGAGCCGTCAGTCGTCCGGACTCCAGCGGCGACGATGTGTGCGCCGTCGAAGAACTCCGGATCGAACGTACGCTCGTTCGTCTCCATGATTTGCTCAATGAGGGCTTCGTCGTTAGACGATAGAGGGGCGGTTTCCATACCAGTTGAACCTATTACCGCGTAATGGGTTTTCTGAACCAGTGTCCCGACCACCGGGAGTACTGGGCGGCTCACAGACCGGTTCTTTCGGTCGATCTCGTCACTTTACGATGAAATCATTAATGAAGCCGAATCGTGCAGTACAGGCGGCATACTAATCGGTCGACTGAGATCGCTCTTCTTCGATAGAGTGTATGCCGGTGATTTCGAGTCGGGCCCCGCCGTTCGAGCCATCGGTCACGCGAACCGACCAGCCGTGTCCCTCGGCGACCTGCTTGACGATACTCAACCCGAAGCCAGTTCCCTTGTCACCAGTTGAGTACCCAGCAGTAAACACCTCATCACGTCGACTGTCAGGGATACCGGGCCCGTCATCTTCGACGTAGAAGCCATCACCTATGACTCCGATAGTGACCGTTACGTCATCACCACCGTGTTCGATGGCGTTCCGGAACAGGTTTTCGAGGAGCTGGCGGAGTCGATCGTGATCGGCTTCAATCGTCGGTAGCGACTGTGGATCATTCTCGTAGCGCAACTCTGCTTGGTCTATGCCATCGCCTACGAGTGTCCACGCGGAGTCGATGACATCCTGAAGCCGCACAGATTCCACAGACCCGATGTCTCGTCCTTCACGCGCCAGCCAGAGTACGTCATCGATGATCCGTTCCATCCGGTCAGCCGCAGTCTGGATTGCATCTACGTGCTCGCTGTCTCCCTCTTGTTGTGCAATTTCGGCCCGGCCTTGGATGACTGCCAAGGGGGTTTGAAGGTCGTGGCTGACGATGTTTGCGAACTCATCCAGTCGGTCACGTTCCCGTTTGAGTTCCTGTTCCCATTCCTTCTGGTCGGTGATGTCGACGTTGACGGAAACAAAGCCTGTGATGGCCCCTGTTTCACCGGTGACTGGTGCGATGGTCTGGTCGACGACGTACTGTTCACCTGATTTCCGGGTATTGATGAGTTCGCTCCGCCAGACCTCCCCCGATGTGATGGTTTCCCACAGCTCCTCATAGAACTGTTCGTCGTGTTCCCCGGATTTCAGAATACGTGGTGTTTGTCCGACGGCTTCCGCTTTGGAGTAGCCAGTAATGCTCTCGAATGCCGGATTGACGTATTCTATAACGCCGTGTTCATTAGTGAAGTAGATCGAATGCCCAGCGGCTTCGACAGCCTCTCGAAATGCTTGGTGATGTATGCTCCCCATGTCCCAGTTTTCCCCTTATGGTAACCTTCTCCCTCGGAGAGATAAATGCGTCTTGTGTCTTCGCTATCTGAAGATACTCGGTATGCAGCATACATCGACCGATACGTGGACACAACAGACCGGAGTTAGTAGTTCCGACTGCGCTGGGGCAATCAGGATAGCACATCCTTCAGTATCACCTGTCGTTTTCAATTACAAAAATTAACACTAATATATTTTTGATTTGAAAGTAATACACGATTAAAAGGCAGTGCTTCTTAAGCAAAATCACGTTATATCTGGCTACATTATTTCCACATATGATGTCGACGTCAGGGTTCTCCCTCCAGGGGTTGCAATATACGATTAAGCAATCTGCCAGGGGGTGTGGGTATCATGGTAGTTGAGACCCTCGTCGAAGGACTGCGGCTCGCTGGTGAGATGTTCTGGGAGACGTGGTGGGCGCTCGTGCTCGGATTTACGATCGCCGGCGCCGTCGAGACGTTCGTCAGCGAAGAGAAGATGTCTGCCGTTCTCGGCGGCAACGGCTGGAAAGAACTCGGACTCGGGACGGTGTTCGGTGCTGCGTCATCGTCGTGTTCGTTCGGGGCAGTCGCGACGACGAAGTCGCTGTTCAAGAAGGGCGCGTCGCCGGTGGCTAGCCTCGCGGCGTTCCAGTTCGCTTCCACGAACCTCGTCATCGAACTCGGCCTCGTTATGTGGATTCTGCTCGGGTGGCAGTTCGTGTTGGCCGACTACGTGGCGGGCCTCATCCTCATCGCGCTTCTCGCGGTGGCTTACAAGTACATCGTTCCCCAGAAGTGGTTCGACGCATCGCGCGAATACCTCCGCTCCTCGGAAGGCGTGCGTGATCCGTCCTGTGGTATGGAGGTCGACCCCACGAGCGATGACGTCCTCACGCTGGAGACCGATGGCGGGACCGAATACTTCTGCTCGGAATCGTGCAAGCAGGCGTACCTTGAGGAACAGCGTCAACAGGACGCGACGTGGCGCGACCGGCTGTTGACCCGGGATGGCTGGCGACTCGCCTCGAAGAACGCCCTCGGCGAGTGGGGGATGCTCTGGGAGGATATCGTCGCTGGCTTCCTTATCGCTGGTCTCATCGGAGCCTTCGTCCCCCGCGAGTGGTGGACGACGCTGTTCGGTATCGGGGCTGAAGGGACGTTCGTGTGGATACTCACCAGCGCAATCATCGGCGTCGTCATCGGTGTCGTTACGTTCGTCTGCTCGGTCGGAAACGTCCCGTTTGCGGTCATCCTCTGGAACAACGGCATCGCCTTCGGTGGCGTCATGAGCTTCATTTTCGCGGACTTGATTGTCCCGACCATCGACGACGCGTACCGTCGATATTACGGCCTCCGGATGGCTACGGTACTGTTCGTCTCGATTTTCATCACCGCCGTCATCTCGGGCGTCGTAATTCATTACCTGTGGAGTGGAGTCGGCCTCATTCCGCCTCAGGGAGAAGCCGGAGGGACTGCCCCCGCCGGCTATACGACGTATCTCAACGCCCTCTTCACGCTACTGTTCCTCGGACAGGTTTACGTGGGCTACTGGACGGCAGGAGGCGACGAGGAATCGGACGACCACGAGATGCATGCAGGCTAACCGATAATTCTACGGAGGTTCCAAATGATAGATTGGAAGTCCGAACCCGGTGAAGATGGCCGAAATAGGTAGGTCCTCCCATCCTGGCTCGACCGATATACCGACGCCGCACTTTACGGACTCGTCGCTGGGACAGTGCTATGTCTATTTGCGCTGTTCACGAACCCCGTCCCTGACCCTTCCTTCCCGTGGGCAACGTTGCCCACATCGCTTCGAGTACCAGTCACGCAGCCCCGTATCGAACACTGGCCCGTCTCGCACACGATCGGTATCTGGCTGTGGGTCCTCGGCGCGCCGGCAGTGTTCCTCGCAGGCTATCGACGGTTCCAGAATCGACCGACGGCCTGGCTCGTTGCACTACCAACTACTGCGATGCTTGGTTTGACAACGTACTGTCGGTTCTTCTGGCCGAAGCTCTATCCGGCGACATGGAACGCGCCGTCGTACACTTTCGTCTGCTGGCTCTACTGTTCCTCGTACGATCACTGTGGAGTAATCTGGCGTACGGTGTCGCGCTACTCGGTGTGGTCGCTACTGTCTTTGCGGTTCGGGAATCGACGTGGTCCACGTTCGGGTTCGTCGCGTTCGGTGTTTTAGCTCTCCCTTGGGCTTCCTGCGATATACGAAGCGTGTCGCCGATACTAGTTGCTGAATTACGATAGCGAGACGCAAGACTACTAATCCGACTGGGACGCAACTACCCTCTCCTCACGAGTTTCGGTTCCAAAGGACTGCGAACAAGCCTCCCATCAAATAGCCGGCAACTGAAGCGATCGTGAGCCCCCCAACTGTCAGCGACAAATCAAAATCCACTGTATCCTCCGGCTCGACAAAGTTTGTCCGCGCCACAATGTCAACTGCGGATCTGGAGACGTCAGAGACGACAAACCAGATCCACGCGGCGTGAGATGCGGCAAAAATGAGGGCGAACAGGACTCCGGACCGATGCTTGGAGATTTTCTCACTCATCGTCTTCAATCACCCCCTCTACGCTGTGTCTGATTGTACTCTGGCCGTACAGTTTTAAGGGCGGGTTCAACTGATGCACACATCAAACAACGTGGGCATATTTCAATGAATTTTCGCCTCGATACCCCAACTCTTTGTATGTTCTTACTTTCGATTCCTTAGGTAACCCCGGGATCATTCGACACTACCCAAAGTGACTGTTGCTAACAGAGTGTGTCGGTAGATTCGCAATTTTCAGCGACCAGTTGTTTCGTGCCGTGTCGTATCTAATGAATTCCCAACAATCCCGAAGTTTGTCCCTCAGGAATCTCTGTGGGCGCGAACGAACGCACGCCGCAGGACGGTCAGAAGGACGTACGTCTCGTATTTCTGGGTCCGACAGTGTTCGCAGGGCTGCATGTCCGCGACGATCTCCTCGATCGCGTCGTCGTACTCGTCCGTGAGCGTGGTGAGTGCGTCCGTAATCTGCGGCTGGACAGCGTCGATCATCTCCTCAACGGCGGCGTCGGCCGAATCCGGTAGTGAGTACGAGAGAACGATCGTGTTTGCGTGGTAGTACTTCGTGGTCCCACCGCGGCCCTCCTCGAAGCGAACAACGTCAACGAGGCCCGCGTCCCGGAGCTCGTTGATGTGGTGGCGAACCGTATTCTCCGTCCGGTCGACGCCGCGATCTTCGAGGCGTTCGTGGACCTCGGTCGCGGTCAGGGCCTCCTCGGCCAGAATATCGAGAATCATCGCCCGCATCGGCTCGTCAATGGCATCCGAAACCCGGGTGTCTCGCACCGCGATGTCCTCGAGACGGTGGTCGGTATCGGAGTCACTCATACGAGAACTGAACGCGAGCACGCGGGAAAAGGTAGCGGGACACGAGCGAGGGTGGCGTCGTTAGCGAACGGCCCGAATGGACCCGCGGTAGCGAAAGCTCTAGACGACCAATTTGACCGTTCCAACGACCAATATAGAAATTCAAACATATCATCTAAAAAATACTTATTTGGATATAGGCACTATCTCGAACTGTAATGAGCGACACAACCCAGTTCCGCGTCATGGACTTCGACTGCCCGACCTGTGCGAGCACGGTCGAACGCGCCCTCTCGAACGTCAACGGCGTCCAGCACGTTGAGGTCCACTACGCGACCGGTCGCGTCGAGATCGAGTACGACGACAGCGTCGCTGACCCCGATGTCTTCGCACAGACCATCGAAAACCAGGGATACACGCCCCAGCCCGCCTAACACCATGAACGAACGATCGATCACGCAGTACTACCGGAAACATCGGAAGGCCATCGTCACGGCGACCAGTGGCCTCCTCTACGGCGGTGGCTGGAGCCTTGGCCACCTCACGAGTTTCGATATGGCAAGCGCCGTCATCCTCGTCTTCGCGACGGTCGTGGGAGGCTACGACATCGCCCAAACCGCCTACCACGAGGTTTCTAACCGGACGCTCGGCATCAAGACGCTGGTGACGCTGGCCGCCATCGGTGCCATCATCATCGGCGAGTACTGGGAGGCCGCCGCTGTGGTCTTCCTGTTCAGCCTCGGCAGCTATCTCGAGGGCCGGACGATGCGGAAGACCCGGACGGCCCTCCAGGAGCTGCTGGAGATGACGCCCGACACGGCGACCGTCCGTCGGGACGGGGAACTCCAGGAGGTACCCGCCCGCGAAGTCGAAGAGGGCGAAGTCGTCGTCGTGAAGCCGGGTGGGAAGATTCCGGTCGACGGGACCGTCATCGACGGCGAAAGCGCGGTCAATCAAGCACCGGTCACCGGCGAGAGCGCGCCCGTCCACAAGGCCGACGGCGACGGGGTCTACGCCGGGACGGTCAACCAAGAAGGTGCGTTAGAAATCCGAACGACGGGTGCGGGTTCGGACACGACGCTCGAACGCATCATCCGCCGCGTCGAGGAGGCCCAGGAGGCCCAGTCGCCCACGGAGAGCCTCATCGACAGGTTCGCGAAGTACTACACGCCTGCCGTCATCGCCCTGGCTATCGGCGCGTATGCAGTCACGCAGAATGCGATCCTGTCGCTGACGCTGCTGGTCATCGGCTGTCCCGGGGCGCTGGTCATCGGGCCGCCGGTCAGCATCGTCTCCGCAATCGGGAACGCCGCCCGGTCGGGCGTCCTGATGAAGGGCGGTGAACACCTCGAACGCGCCGGCAAGATCGACCTCGTCGCTTTCGATAAGACCGGCACTCTCACGAAGGGCGAAACCACAGTCGCCGACGTCGAGGGATTTGGCATCGCTGATGACGAGGTCCTATCGCTCGCGGCGACTACCGAAAAGAAGAGTGAACACCACCTCGCCGACGCCATCGTTGACGCAGCTCGCGAGCGCCCGACCGCTGCGACGGATGGCGGTGCGACGGTCGCGAACGCGGTCGAAGCCGACCGGAACCCCCGGTCGATTCCGGACCCTGACGATTTCGACGTGGTCGCCGGCAAGGGCGTCGTCGCTCGCTACGACGGCCACGAGATAGTCGTTGGTAACCGCGCACTGCTGGACGACCGCGGTATCGACATCCCCAGTCGGGTCGCCGACTACGTCCGCGAGCGTGAGGAGCGCGGCGAAACGGTCGTCCACGTCATCCGGGATGGGGACGTCATCGGCACAATCGCGATGCGGGACGAACTCCGAGAGGCCGCCCCTGACGTCGTCGCGGCACTCCGGGACGCCGGGATCAAGACGATGATGCTCACCGGCGACAACGAACGGACGGCCGCCGCCGTTGCCGAGGAGGTCGGCATCGACGAGTACCGCGCCGAACTCCTCCCCGAGGACAAACAGTCCGTCATCGAGGCCTGCCAGGCGGACGGACACGTCGTCGCAATGGTCGGCGACGGCATCAACGATGCCCCCTCGCTGGCGACCGCCGACGTCGGCATCGCGATGGGTGCCGCGGGAACGGACACCGCCATCGAAACGGCGGACATGGCGCTGATGGCCGACGATCTCGAACGCATCCCCTACGCGGTCACGCTAAGCAAAGCGACGCGCTGGAACGTCCTCGAGAACGTCGGGCTCGCGGTGCTGACCGTGACCGTCCTCCTCGCGGGCGTGCTTACCAGCTACATTACCCTTGCGTCGGGGATGCTCGTACACGAGGCCAGCGTCCTCGCGGTCATCCTCAACGGGATGCGACTGCTCCGCTACTGAACATCAAAGACGATCACCGACACCATGACATCGAATTCAGCTCCGACTGACGTGACTCACAATGGAACCGACTGGCAGGTCAACTACGATGTCGACCCGATCGAAATTCGCGACCCCGTTGCGGAGGCCCTCGGCGTCCTGGAACCGGGCGAGCCGTTCGTCATCACCTACACGGACGCGGTGAAAGAAGCAGGACACTCCTGTCCGACTGCCTCGGGCGCCTACCGGATTGTCCAACTCGGACTCGATACCCTGTATCCCGATAGCTATCCGGTCCGAAGCGAGGTCGAAGTGCAAGCACCCGGCTCGCGAGACGACGCGACATACGGCGTGATGAGCCGCATCATCTCGTACGTCACCGGCGCGACCGAAGACGACGGGTTCAGCGGACTTGCCGGCGGCTACGGCGGGCGCCGCGACCTCCTGCACTTCGATGCGTTTGACACGGACACGACGGACCCGACATTCCGGTTCCGGCGAACCGACACGGACGAGACAGTGCAGGTAACCTACCACGTCACCGACGTTCCCGACGGTGGGCCCGCAATTGGGAATCTCCAGCAGATTCTCGACGGGACGGCGAGCGAGCAGCAACGGGAGGCCTTCGCTGACGCCTGGCACCGCCGCGTACAGGTCGTCCTCAGCGATGAGTCGCTTTTCACCATCGAAACGATGTAGCAGGCCCCTGCGTTATAACACGGGATTCGAACAAACGACGTAATGTGGCTTTCGCTGCCGCGGATTTCGGTCTTTCACCCGGTAGCGTCACCCCATTAGTTGCCGATGCAGCAGATACCATCATAGATGGTGTTCGGTCCGTTGAGACCGCATTCAACCTTGACCTGCAGCCCACAAGCGAGCGTTTCCACTTCCGATTCACCTTGGTAAACTTGCAAACGCGACAACAGGGACGCTCGCTGTCCGTCGGGTTCTGATGCGATGGTCCCTGTTCTGTGTGGTGGCCGTGGCGATCGGCCATGCCGCTCAGTCCTCCCGTTTTAATCGCTCGCGCCGGGTTTCGAACTCCTCGTCGGCCAGTTCGCCTCGAGCGTACGCGACGCGCAGTTTTTCAAGCGCAGTGTCCTCACTTCGAGTGTCCACTTGACGGGTCCCTCGGTACAGGAGATATCCTACTCAGACGGCGTCCGATATCGATATTTACTGGTGTTTGGTGTCTCTAAAATGGAGAGACATCGGGTGACGAAACCGGTTAAAACCTGCGCGGCATCGGGATCCAGCGAAACAATGATTCCCTCGTCTGGGCCCTCCGGAAACTGGAAGACTAGACCGTTCTCGTGGATCTCGGCCCGTGCGTAATTCTCTCCGAGTGGTGGGTAGTCTTCCTCACGAACTAAGGGTTCATCCTTGCGCGCTCGTTCCATGACATCAGGAACTTCCTCGCCGAGCGAATCCAGTTGGAGATCGCGACGGACATGAATCGCCTCCCAATCGTCCGCATCGTAGTAGAATGCCGTCCGATATGAGCTACCAGCTCGTTCTTTGACGAATTGATGGAGCTCCCGATGCTGCTCGCTAATCATACCTAGATATTTCTATCCTTTTGTGTTTATATTTTTCTAATAGTTTACCCAAATAATCACACACGGTGTGAATAAATCGAACTTACAAGAGACGGTCCGAAGATTTCATACAAAACTGGAGGGCTCATCCGAACCAACACGGATTGCCTTCCGAGTGATGCAGTCGAAGAGGCCACAAAACCTATTCCCAACCTGAAGTACCTCTCTCAGTACGTCGGTGGGCAACTGGTAGGGGTACCGGCGTTTCTGCCCACCAACAGTTGATTCGATAGCTGTCGGTATGAGCGCGTAGAACTCCAAGAAGTACCTGTCCTGCATCAGCTATCGTCAAAAGTCATACCCAGCGATAATCTTAATTCAAATTATTAGTATGATGAATTTGAGCGCA of the Natronomonas halophila genome contains:
- a CDS encoding two-component system sensor histidine kinase NtrB — its product is MGSIHHQAFREAVEAAGHSIYFTNEHGVIEYVNPAFESITGYSKAEAVGQTPRILKSGEHDEQFYEELWETITSGEVWRSELINTRKSGEQYVVDQTIAPVTGETGAITGFVSVNVDITDQKEWEQELKRERDRLDEFANIVSHDLQTPLAVIQGRAEIAQQEGDSEHVDAIQTAADRMERIIDDVLWLAREGRDIGSVESVRLQDVIDSAWTLVGDGIDQAELRYENDPQSLPTIEADHDRLRQLLENLFRNAIEHGGDDVTVTIGVIGDGFYVEDDGPGIPDSRRDEVFTAGYSTGDKGTGFGLSIVKQVAEGHGWSVRVTDGSNGGARLEITGIHSIEEERSQSTD
- a CDS encoding SHOCT domain-containing protein, whose product is MDTRSEDTALEKLRVAYARGELADEEFETRRERLKRED
- a CDS encoding heavy-metal-associated domain-containing protein, with protein sequence MSDTTQFRVMDFDCPTCASTVERALSNVNGVQHVEVHYATGRVEIEYDDSVADPDVFAQTIENQGYTPQPA
- a CDS encoding permease, which encodes MVVETLVEGLRLAGEMFWETWWALVLGFTIAGAVETFVSEEKMSAVLGGNGWKELGLGTVFGAASSSCSFGAVATTKSLFKKGASPVASLAAFQFASTNLVIELGLVMWILLGWQFVLADYVAGLILIALLAVAYKYIVPQKWFDASREYLRSSEGVRDPSCGMEVDPTSDDVLTLETDGGTEYFCSESCKQAYLEEQRQQDATWRDRLLTRDGWRLASKNALGEWGMLWEDIVAGFLIAGLIGAFVPREWWTTLFGIGAEGTFVWILTSAIIGVVIGVVTFVCSVGNVPFAVILWNNGIAFGGVMSFIFADLIVPTIDDAYRRYYGLRMATVLFVSIFITAVISGVVIHYLWSGVGLIPPQGEAGGTAPAGYTTYLNALFTLLFLGQVYVGYWTAGGDEESDDHEMHAG
- a CDS encoding heavy metal translocating P-type ATPase, which translates into the protein MNERSITQYYRKHRKAIVTATSGLLYGGGWSLGHLTSFDMASAVILVFATVVGGYDIAQTAYHEVSNRTLGIKTLVTLAAIGAIIIGEYWEAAAVVFLFSLGSYLEGRTMRKTRTALQELLEMTPDTATVRRDGELQEVPAREVEEGEVVVVKPGGKIPVDGTVIDGESAVNQAPVTGESAPVHKADGDGVYAGTVNQEGALEIRTTGAGSDTTLERIIRRVEEAQEAQSPTESLIDRFAKYYTPAVIALAIGAYAVTQNAILSLTLLVIGCPGALVIGPPVSIVSAIGNAARSGVLMKGGEHLERAGKIDLVAFDKTGTLTKGETTVADVEGFGIADDEVLSLAATTEKKSEHHLADAIVDAARERPTAATDGGATVANAVEADRNPRSIPDPDDFDVVAGKGVVARYDGHEIVVGNRALLDDRGIDIPSRVADYVREREERGETVVHVIRDGDVIGTIAMRDELREAAPDVVAALRDAGIKTMMLTGDNERTAAAVAEEVGIDEYRAELLPEDKQSVIEACQADGHVVAMVGDGINDAPSLATADVGIAMGAAGTDTAIETADMALMADDLERIPYAVTLSKATRWNVLENVGLAVLTVTVLLAGVLTSYITLASGMLVHEASVLAVILNGMRLLRY
- a CDS encoding ArsR/SmtB family transcription factor, with the protein product MSDSDTDHRLEDIAVRDTRVSDAIDEPMRAMILDILAEEALTATEVHERLEDRGVDRTENTVRHHINELRDAGLVDVVRFEEGRGGTTKYYHANTIVLSYSLPDSADAAVEEMIDAVQPQITDALTTLTDEYDDAIEEIVADMQPCEHCRTQKYETYVLLTVLRRAFVRAHRDS